In Brachypodium distachyon strain Bd21 chromosome 2, Brachypodium_distachyon_v3.0, whole genome shotgun sequence, one genomic interval encodes:
- the LOC100835625 gene encoding ABC transporter B family member 11 isoform X3, with protein MGGRERSVNGGEGIHDNERPAATAAARVPMHRMFAFADRTDAALMAVGAAAAVGNGMAQPLMTFIFGDVIHAFGSAASSPEVLQKNVTKVIMNFIYLGIGAGLASALQVSCWTITGERQAARIRALYLKAILRQDIEFFDKEMSTGQVVERMSGDTFLIQDSIGEKVGKCIELFSSFFGGFVIAFVRGWLLALVLLSSIPPIAVAGAIVSRLLTRLSTRTQAKYGDAGNIVEQTIGTIRTVVSFNGEKQAITMYNKFLRKARESALHEGVVHGLGLGSIMAILFCSFGLAVWYGSRLIVERGYNGGLVINVLMSVMIGAMSLGQATPAITAFAEGQGAAYRMFRTIERQPIIDVCDTTGIILEDIKGDVEVKDVFFSYPTRPEHLVFDGFSLQIPSGTTMAVVGESGSGKSTLIGLVERFYDPGSGEVLIDGINIRTMKLGWIRGKIGLVSQEPVLFSSTIRENIAYGKDDLTLEETKSAVELANAAKFIDKLPNGLETMVGERGIQLSGGQKQRIAIARAIVKDPRILLLDEATSALDMGSERVVQEALNRVMLERTTIIVAHRLSTVKNADVISVLQHGKLVEQGAHVELMKKSAGAYSQLIHLQGTQQGSDDPNIDSDMTITDDLGSTRSMKRKVGSKSMSPVTKGSSSFGSGRRPFTSPLDLSDPMEFSNDQDIEETTEKMYSGWKKAPIGRLFYLNKPEAFTLALGCITAAMHGVIFPVYGLLISSAIKMFYEPPAELLKESRFWASMFVVLGAFILVVIPIEFFLFGAAGGKLVERIRSLTFQSVMHQEINWFDIPQHSSGAIGARLLTDALNVKRLVGDNLALNIQTVSTIITGFTIAMVANWKLALIITVVIPLVGFQTYAQMKFLQGLNKDAKLKYEEASQVATDAVGGIRTVASFCAEQKVIDTFEKKCEAPRRQGMREGVVGGLGFGFSFMVFYFTFALCFYVGAKFVQQGTTSFPEVFRVQTAPRQMNRPSLSLKFWTVSPRLIRAARRVRSLQLLGVTLSSRMCASSSHYVQMFRSSMICP; from the exons ATGGGAGGGAGGGAAAGGAGCGTcaatggaggagaaggaatCCATGACAACGAGAGGcccgcggccacggcggcggcgcgcgtaCCTATGCATCGGATGTTCGCGTTCGCGGACAGGACGGACGCGGCGCTGATGGCGgtgggtgcggcggcggcggtgggcaaCGGCATGGCGCAGCCGTTGATGACCTTCATCTTCGGCGACGTCATCCATGCATTCGgttccgccgcctcctcgccggaaGTGTTGCAGAAGAACGTCACCAAG GTGATCATGAACTTTATCTATCTTGGCATCGGAGCTGGACTAGCCTCAGCACTTC AGGTATCATGTTGGACAATTACTGGAGAAAGGCAGGCAGCACGAATCAGGGCTCTGTATCTCAAGGCTATTCTGAGACAGGACATTGAGTTTTTTGACAAGGAAATGAGCACGGGACAAGTGGTTGAGAGGATGTCAGGAGATACATTTCTCATTCAAGATTCTATTGGAGAAAAG GTTGGCAAGTGCATAGAACTCTTTTCCAGTTTCTTTGGAGGCTTTGTTATTGCATTTGTGAGAGGATGGCTCTTGGCCCTTGTTTTGCTCTCAAGCATTCCTCCAATAGCTGTGGCTGGCGCTATTGTGTCTAGGTTGTTGACAAGACTCTCCACCCGCACACAAGCAAAATATGGCGATGCTGGAAATATTGTTGAACAAACTATTGGGACCATTAGAACG GTCGTTTCATTCAATGGAGAGAAGCAAGCTATAACAATGTATAATAAGTTCCTAAGGAAAGCACGTGAATCTGCTCTACATGAAGGTGTTGTTCATGGGCTTGGATTGGGTTCCATAATGGCAATCTTGTTTTGTAGCTTTGGGTTGGCAGTTTGGTATGGATCAAGATTGATAGTCGAGCGAGGATACAATGGTGGCTTAGTTATTAATGTTCTAATGTCTGTCATGATCGGTGCAAT GTCTTTAGGGCAGGCAACACCAGCTATAACAGCTTTTGCAGAAGGTCAAGGAGCTGCATATAGAATGTTCAGGACAATTGAAAGACAGCCAATAATTGATGTATGTGATACCACAGGTATCATATTGGAAGACATCAAGGGTGATGTTGAAGTGAAGGATGTGTTCTTCAGCTATCCTACAAGGCCTGAACATTTGGTATTTGATGGATTCTCGTTGCAAATACCAAGTGGCACAACAATGGCAGTAGTTGGAGAGAGCGGCAGTGGGAAGTCGACTTTGATTGGTTTAGTTGAGAGATTCTATGATCCGGGATCCGGGGAAGTCTTGATTGATGGAATCAACATTAGAACGATGAAGCTTGGATGGATAAGAGGAAAAATTGGTCTTGTCAGCCAAGAACCAGTGTTGTTCTCAAGTACAATCCGGGAAAATATCGCGTATGGGAAGGATGATCTAACTCTTGAAGAGACCAAGAGTGCAGTCGAGCTTGCGAATGCAGCAAAGTTCATTGATAAATTGCCAAAT GGCCTTGAAACGATGGTTGGGGAACGCGGAATTCAACTGTCTGGAGGGCAGAAGCAAAGAATAGCAATTGCCAGAGCAATTGTAAAAGACCCTAGAATCTTACTACTTGATGAAGCAACCAGTGCATTGGATATGGGATCTGAGAGGGTAGTTCAAGAAGCTTTGAATAGAGTAATGTTAGAGAGGACTACAATCATTGTTGCACATCGACTTAGCACAGTAAAGAATGCCGATGTGATATCCGTCCTACAGCATGGGAAGTTGGTGGAACAAG GTGCACACGTAGAACTTATGAAGAAATCTGCCGGTGCTTACTCTCAGCTGATTCATCTGCAAGGGACTCAGCAGGGATCAGATGACCCTAATATTGACTCTGATATGACAATAACGGATGATTTGGGCTCTACTAGGTCCATGAAAAGAAAAGTAGGTAGCAAAAGTATGTCACCTGTGACTAAAGGTTCCTCTTCTTTTGGGAGTGGTAGGCGTCCTTTCACTTCCCCGCTTGACCTATCTGATCCCATGGAATTCAGTAATGATCAGGACATAGAGGAGACTACGGAAAAAATGTATAGTGGTTGGAAGAAAGCTCCAATTGGCCGACTCTTCTATCTCAACAAACCAGAGGCTTTTACTCTTGCTCTTGGTTGTATAACTGCTGCAATGCACGGTGTCATTTTTCCTGTATATGGCCTCTTGATTTCAAGTGCAATAAAGATGTTCTATGAGCCACCAGCAGAGCTACTGAAGGAGTCCAGGTTCTGGGCAAGCATGTTTGTCGTGTTGGGAGCTTTCATACTTGTTGTGATTCCAATAGAGTTCTTCCTGTTTGGAGCAGCAGGTGGGAAGCTTGTGGAGCGCATACGCTCGCTGACATTCCAAAGCGTCATGCACCAGGAGATCAACTGGTTTGACATACCTCAACACTCTAG TGGAGCAATTGGTGCGAGACTATTGACTGATGCCCTGAATGTGAAGCGCCTAGTTGGAGATAATTTAGCACTTAATATCCAGACTGTATCAACCATCATAACAGGCTTCACGATAGCTATGGTTGCAAACTGGAAGCTAGCATTGATCATCACAGTGGTGATTCCTTTGGTGGGTTTCCAAACCTATGCTCAAATGAAGTTCCTGCAGGGTCTCAACAAAGATGCAAAG CTTAAATACGAAGAAGCAAGCCAAGTAGCAACTGACGCGGTTGGAGGTATCAGAACTGTAGCTTCATTTTGTGCAGAGCAGAAGGTGATCGATACCTTCGAAAAGAAATGTGAAGCTCCCAGAAGGCAAGGGATGAGGGAAGGTGTTGTTGGTGGCTTGGGCTTTGGCTTCTCGTTCATGGTGTTCTACTTCACGTTTGCTCTTTGCTTCTACGTTGGTGCCAAGTTTGTTCAACAAGGAACAACGTCATTTCCTGAAGTGTTTAGG GTGCAGACAGCACCAAGGCAAATGAATCGGCCATCTCTATCTTTGAAATTCTGGACCGTAAGTCCAAGATTGATTCGAGCAGCGAGGAGGGTGCGGTCATTGCAGCTGTTAGGGGTGACATTGAGTTCCAGAATGTGTGCTTCAAGTTCCCACTACGTCCAAATGTTCAGATCTTCAATGATCTGTCCTTGA